The Agromyces atrinae genome window below encodes:
- a CDS encoding exodeoxyribonuclease VII small subunit: protein MDTMPSHDDIAALSYEDARDELIRVVAELEQGASTLEQSLALWERGEALAARCEEWLIGAKARLDAARAAAADA, encoded by the coding sequence ATGGACACCATGCCCTCCCACGACGACATCGCAGCGCTCAGCTACGAAGACGCGCGCGACGAACTCATCCGCGTGGTCGCCGAACTCGAGCAGGGCGCGTCGACGCTCGAACAATCGCTCGCCCTGTGGGAGCGCGGCGAGGCGCTCGCCGCCCGCTGCGAGGAATGGCTCATCGGAGCGAAGGCCCGTCTCGACGCCGCGCGCGCCGCTGCGGCAGACGCATGA
- a CDS encoding DUF4245 domain-containing protein: MAKNTAPRVVAHLGRPETPEETAARKAVDSRNHRQRQTVSNLIYALIATLGLMIFIVLIVPRSDTPIEPIVDVAAVAQGASVSTGRDLVVPSVPQGWRSNAAELRTTADDIQAWYVGYLTADDEYIGLYQGFETNSTWVAERLNKTLAVGTVDIAGVDWTVYDNRKSSADVGNARYGLVTEVGDETFILLGSAEPIEFTELATAIAPSITERQGASS; encoded by the coding sequence ATGGCGAAGAACACCGCGCCCCGGGTCGTCGCCCACCTCGGCCGCCCCGAGACCCCCGAAGAGACCGCGGCCCGCAAGGCCGTCGACTCGCGCAACCACCGTCAGCGCCAGACGGTCTCGAACCTCATCTACGCACTCATCGCGACGCTCGGCCTGATGATCTTCATCGTGCTCATCGTTCCGCGCAGCGACACCCCGATCGAACCGATCGTCGACGTCGCCGCGGTCGCCCAGGGCGCGTCCGTCTCGACGGGTCGTGACCTCGTCGTACCGTCCGTGCCGCAGGGGTGGCGTTCGAACGCCGCCGAGCTCCGCACCACGGCCGACGACATCCAGGCCTGGTACGTCGGCTACCTCACCGCCGACGACGAGTACATCGGTCTCTACCAGGGCTTCGAGACGAACTCGACGTGGGTCGCCGAACGCCTCAACAAGACCCTCGCCGTCGGCACGGTCGACATCGCGGGCGTCGACTGGACGGTCTACGACAACCGGAAGTCCTCGGCGGATGTCGGCAACGCCCGTTACGGCCTGGTGACCGAGGTCGGCGACGAGACCTTCATCCTCCTCGGCAGCGCCGAACCGATCGAGTTCACCGAACTCGCGACGGCCATCGCCCCCTCGATCACTGAACGACAAGGAGCATCATCGTGA